Below is a genomic region from Triticum dicoccoides isolate Atlit2015 ecotype Zavitan chromosome 5A, WEW_v2.0, whole genome shotgun sequence.
ACGGGGAGCTCGTCACGAGCGCGGACCGCCGGTACGCCCGCACTTACAAGGTGTCGCGGTACCGTGATGACTTTGAGGTTGCAGCCTTCTGGATATGACTCGTTCCAAATTTCGTTGATTAGTCGGCCGCTTTAGATGGTTGATCAGTCGTTGATTAGTAGCAGTGTCGTTGAAAAGCTGGTGGAATTGCGAGGTTAAACTCTGCACGCCGGCCGCTTTCAGTGTCACGTTCTAGCTGTCGGCAGTTTTCGTTTTCAACTGTTAAAAGTTTGAATCTTGATGCAAGCTAGCTCGGACTATGACGTGCCGAGCAAGGATGTGAAGACATCCCTCAACGCGGCAAACCTGAAGAACAAGCCATGTTTAGTTTTGTAACATGAGGGCATCTTCAACGCCGATCCGTAAATTTGCTCTCGCACCCGTCCGCAGACAGGGGAGATCAATCCGCGACACTGATTTCGGAGGACGCCGTCCTATGCTGTCCGCATACATTTCAACGACTATTTGAACTAACCGAACGAAATTCATGGAAACATGGCGGAATTCATATAAACCGAACaaaattttcattacattttgagcATTTTTATATAAACCGGACGAAAATCATTACTTTTTAAATTTTATACAAACCGGACTAAAACCTACTCTAAACCTAATATAAATGATCGTCGGCGCCCTTCCCCCATGCCCGGTCATGAGCCTCGAGAACAGAAGCTCCGGCTATTGCCTTCACCTTCTCTAGGTCCACCACGGCGCACTCCAACTCCGCCTTCATAACCTCCATCTCCGGAGCCCCGGAAAGTGAAGATGTCcacctccacgtcgccgccaagcgaCTAATCGGTTGTCGATGTTCAGCCCACCAAGCTTGGTTTCAACAGgaggggaggagcggtggccttcttgGGACCCATACGGCGGTGACCTACCATGCACTATTCTTCCTCGCTGCAGGCGGTGCCCGTAGACATGTTGGCTTCGTGGTAGTGGCGACGGGGCGCGGCCTTGGCGGGGTCGGGCATGTCCTCCCCGTCATCACTCTTGCCCCACACCTCGTCTGCAGCCTCGTCGAACTCCTTGTAGATGGCCTTAAGTTCCGCCTAATGCCGGCAATAACGCCAGCGAGCGAGGCAGATCTCGCGGGGGGGAGCGGTGGGACTCGAGCAGCCTCGCATGCCCCGCCATGTCCACGTCCGGCGCAATCACCCTGCTGGCGGTGAGCTGCTCCTCCGCCTGCTAATGCTCTTCGAGGAGCCGGAGGTTGTCGACTTGCGCCTCACGAAACTGCTGCTCCCCGCTTCTCCCGCACCGTGTCCATGTAATGGGCATGGGCCTCACTGATGATCAtgctgcaatgcaccggcgagggtgGCGCCATCTTGTCCTCCGCCACGTCCTCCATGGTGACGACGGCGACCTCGGCCTGCGTGCCGGGAACTTGCCTATTTGTTCAGAGAACAAGCACCCCCGGCACCCCTAAGATAGACCCAGAGGTCGGCTGCTTCCCGGTGAGCCGGCGACTGTTGCACCTGCACCTCCCGCACCTCTTTCTTCCCAAATAGAAATCGACTAGCCCTAGTTTAATTTTCAGGCGTGCAGCTAAACTGGTTTCCTATACATTCATGACAATTCATGTTGATAGGACCGTGATCGAGGGAATAAACCCGGCTATAATGCTTTGCCAGGTGGAGGAAGAAACTTTTCTTGTAAAATCTTGCATTCAACAGATCGACATGTTTGAGCGTCGCGTTCTGGATATGACTTGTTGCAATTGTTGATTAGCAATAGCAATGTCGTTGAACAGTTGGCGGAATTGTGAGGTTACGCCCCGCACGCCTGCCGCTCTCGGTGTCGCGTTCTACGTGTCGGTAGTTTTCCGAATCCTGACTTCTTCCCCCCCAACGCGGCCTACCTGGAGAACAAACCAAACACAATTTTCCAATAAGAAACCGTACGTACGTGCCGGCTGCGCCGTTGCGATCCATCCATCTATTCCTGTGCTGTGATCGATggctcctcccgcgccgccggcGAGCGGCGCGCAGCACCAGTTCCCCGACACGGCGCTGCCCTACGCCGACGACGTCAAgtggctcgtccccgaccacctcgCCACGCTCGCCGAGGCCTTCCCCTCGCTCCGCCCCAGGACCGCCCTCTTCACCCACGACGACGGCCGCGCCGCGCGCCTGCTCCAGGCCGCCGGCACCATCCCGATCGCCCACGCGGGGGGCTCCTATGACCTCCCCGCCGTCGTCTGGCTACCGGAGCGCTACCCGCGGTGCCCGCCCCTCGTCTTCCTCTCGCCGGCCCGCGGCACGGTCCTCAGAACCGACCACCCCCTCGTCGACCGTTCgggcctcgtcgccgccgccgacgccccgtATCTCCGCTCCTGGGCGTTCCCGTCCTCCAACCTGCGGGACCTCGTCCGGTCCCTCTCCCACGCCTTCGGCATCGACCCGCCCCTCCTCCCCGCCGAGGTCGCCTACAGGCGCGACGCCCTCGCCGCCATGGCCTGCGCCGACGTGGCCGCCCTGCACGCCGCGAGCGAGGCCGAGGTCGAAGCGCTGTTCGCCGTGCAGGCCGAGCTGCGCGGGCGGGGCAAGGCGGCGGACGGCCTGGTGCGCCGGGCCGGGGAGGAGGTGGACGCGCTGGAGCGCCGGCTGCAGGACGTGACGGTGGCCGCGTACGCCCTGGAGGCCTGGGTCGCGGCGAACCGGACGACGGTGGCCGCGCACGGCGACGCGCAGGCGGGGGCGGCAGTTCAGCCCGCGGACGCGCTCTCGGTGCAGCGGCTCGAGTGCGCGGCCATGGATCTGGCGCTGGAGGACACCATGTACGCGCTGGACGAGGCGGTGCAGCACGGGACCGTGCCGTTCAGCGGCTACCTCCGGAGCGTGCGCGCGCTGGCGCGGGAGCAGTTCTTCGAGCGTGCTCTCTGGACCAAACTTTGCTAGGTAGGAAGGTTTTTTTCTTCCATGGAATGGAAGCAAACCTTCAGTCTTAATTATCTTCAGATACAGAAAATTTCAGAGACCTGATTCTGCCGATGTACTATGTGGTTCCACGTGCGTTTGCTAGTTGTATATACTGCACCTATGATGCAAACATTTTCTACTCTTAGAACAGACATACTGAAAAAATAACCGCCGTTTTACTGTTTTCTTTTGCCTCCTTTCTATATAAAGATAAGGTACGTTATGAACGTACTAAGCGCAACTCTAACGGACACCTTAAAAGAGGCATACTGAAAAAATAACCACCCGCTTAGTGTTTGGTGCATATAAAAAACTCAAAAGTAGGAAAATATAGGTTTTGCTCACTAGAGAGGAACCCGAGAACAATAGCAAAGACATCTGAATTTGGGAGGTTTATAGAAGAAAAAAACCTAAAAACTAAAAAGTGCGCGCGCTATTTGGACATCTCGAGCGGCCGCTCtgtcacacacatgcatgtgtatttTTTTTGTCTCATAGTGCATGTTGGTGCTGGCATTAAATGTGTTCACACTAGTCCCATCAATTAGAGAAACAGATCCATATACTTTTATTTCGGGATTTCAAATTCTTTTAAAACCGTATCTTTTAAACCACACGTCAGAATTCAGTCATGTTTTCATCGTTGGATTCATCGCggcgagatctttgaaactagatccgcATGGATATGTTTCGACAAAAAAATTTTGATGCCAACTTTGGTGCTATATTGTGCAACTAAAATACTGCATTGTGCAACTTTAGCACTACATGGTGCAACTTTTTTTAGAATCAGTTGGCTTGTAATTTATTCTAATTGTACACACATTGATGTTTTAATTGGCTTAtagtgtagtctagttgcacacacattaatGTTTAGTTGCCAGCAgaactagttgcacacacatatgctcagttggtttGTAATTTAGTCTAATTacacacatattgatgtttagttggcaggacactagttgcacacacatatgcgtAATTGACGccgcaatgtagtctagttgcacacacattgatatttagttgacaggactagttacacacatatatgctcagttggcgcggcaatgtagtctagttgcacacacattgatgtttagttggcaggactattggcacacacatatactcagttggcaagggaatgtagtctagttgcacacacattgatgtttagttgacagAAATACTATtgacacacacatatgctcagttggcacggcatgtagtctagttgcacacatattgatgtttagttggcagaaagACTAGTTCGTTGAAACatacccatgcgggatctagttttgaagagcacGTCGCGAAGATTCCAACTGTGAAAACAGATCGCAATTCTGATGTGCGGATTAAAAGTTATGTATTTTTAAAATTCTGAAACCACAGATAAATGCATAGGAGAACAAAGTGCATACACCGAAAGATATGGCTGTGTTGCTATTTAATACGTTGCGGGAAAATGGATTAGACGAGAAAGATTTTCTAATTATGAGAAGGGACAAAAAATTTCCTTAAATAACCGGTTGCTCGCTAATCATACTGGGTGGCTGGACGCCGGCTAGACGCGTCCAAAAAAAAATAAGGCCGCTATCACAAAGCTAAAGCAAATGAAGATAAAGCCCTCCGGAAAGCGGGACATAAGCTGCAGGTATGCCCAAATTTTCTGCATATCCTATTGAAACAATCTGAAGATAAGGTGCATCATTCAGATGGCAAGATTCTTAAGAATTGAAGGTAACGAGTCAAAACGAAAAGGGCAACGCCTTACCGTCCAAACTATTAGAACCACCGGAAAAAATAAGCCATGGTAATACATAGAAGTCGATAGGAAATGAGAAGTATATTAGGATACGCTGCAAATTGAACAAATAAAGCAGATCAGATGTAGAGAAAGTAATGGTGGAGCTATGTGAAGCCCGAGAACCAAATCGATAGGAAATGAAAAGAACATTAGAATACATTGCAAATTGGACAAATAAAGCAGATCATATGTAGAAAAAGTACCAGTAGAACTATGTGATACATGGCGGCGACAAATAAAGCAGATCAAATTGGACAAATAAAGTGGTTGTTTCCCAACTGGGTTGCCATGCTTCTTGGTTCGAGGCGCGGCGACCAAGATCTCTTCCTCGACTATATGAAGGTTGTCATGAGATACACCAACGTCCAAGGGCTCGTAGATGCAGTGTCCATGAAGGTTGCTATGTCGCTCTGGCACAAGCTACAAGTGAAGTTAACGCAGAGTTGCACTAAGACGACGACAACGACTTACAGATCGTCTCCTGCCAGCACTGCAACCTCGCCGCTGTCCTCCTCCCATCATTGACATCGATGAAGACGAAGACAAAGACGAAGAAGATGTTCAGGAGCTGCCAAATATTGCCCAAGTCAAGCAAGAGGTACGACGCTTAGGACGCTTACTAGGGCATGTGCCTAAGTGAAACTGACTGAAACTGAAAGTTTTAGTTTCATCAGTTATCGTTAGTGTCAGTTATGTTCAGTGTTTCCAAGTTTCAGGTTCAGGTTTAGTTTCAGTGACTTGAAAACATTGTCGGACTATCTGTGTAATTCTATCTGTGGTGCCTCCTATGTGAAACAGAAACTGCCTTAATGCTATGTAATATATGTGTGTTTGGATGTTGTTTAAATTTCATGCAGGAATTGAAGATACTCAGAACTAGCTTCCAACAACAAAATTGCAAGTAGGGGATGCAACCATTTAGGATGAAAAAGACAGAAATAAACTTGTGGGATCCTACTTGTGTACAGATCATAGGACCGACACTTATATACTTCAACTAAAGGAGCGACCTGTTGGTTCACCAAACCCCGACTCAGTATCACACGTTCTCCAGGTCCAAAGGGGTCCAGTGCCCAACCACCGACTCCTCCCGGAATTGCGTTATCGGAGGCAAGCCAGGAACAGTCAGAACCTGACTTCTGAATTTGAAATCACTGCTTATGCAAGGTATTGGGCATACAAGAACAATCTGCAGTATTAGCATGATGAGGAAGGGTTATTTTGCAAACTAAGCATAGGCCAGATGGCTAGGCTCCATGTAGGGGAACATGTTCATTCAGATTGAAGTGCTCACAGTGATGATGAATTCTGTACTGTGTTTCTGAAGAATTCCCACGCACGACCAAATAACCTGTCACGGCAGAAACTTGCATCTATTTGCCGTGTTGTCTGACAAACCGGAACCTCTGCGTCCCACAATGCCGGTTCGACTCAGCAAAACCGTCAGCACTCGGCAGCAAAGGTGAAAAGCCAAGACTCCTCTGTTAAGCATTTCCCATGCTACCTTTTTACATTACACTGCAAACGATTGTACTACTTACAAGCTATCTTCTTTACAAACAACAAAGAATCGAGTGGTAGCTGCATTTACCGTGTGAAAGAAACAAAGAACCGGAGAAAGAAATGAGCCGGTGAAATCTGACGACAAAACCCCGGCACAGCGAAACAACATGACACTCCATGGTCAATATATACCCCGCCCGCGCCTCGGGGCGATCACCATCAATGGTTCTGCTCGACAGAGCACTCGGTGTGAGAAACAGAGCACCCCTTCTGTTTCTTACATCTCTGCTTGGTCTACTTCTGGTCGTCGCTGATGGACCCATCCTTGTGCAGCTTCAGGCTGAGGTTGCTGAACCTCTGCCTCGAGTACtgccgggatgccttcctccagtcCGTCCCCGCCTTCATCATCGCCGCAAACTCGTCGTAGCTTATCTTCCCGTCCTGTAATGTCCAAAGATCACGATACGCACATCGATGTCAGGTTGAATTTAAGGGGGTTGAACAAGTCAAGCTTGCAGCTTTCAACCGCAAATTGTATGTTACATCATATCATTATCCTTGTGACCTGGTCTGGCTGGTAAGTCGTTTACTTTGCAATGTCTAGTACTGTACTATTCTTGACTGTCTGGTATGCCTTTGATCCTAAGGGAGGTTGAACaagtcatatactccctccatttctaaatataagtatttttagatatttcaatacaaactacatacggatgtatatagacatattttagagtgtagattcactcattttgctccgtatgtattcCCTTATTGGGATCTCTAAAAAAGACttctatttaggaacggagggagtatgttgctACTTTCAACTGTTATTTCCTTTATATCAAATCCTGTTAGGTTAAACGTTATCCTTGTCTGGCAGGTATGTCGCTTATTTTATAGCGTCCAGTACTACCATTGACTGTCCGGTATGACTTTGATTCTATAACATATTATTATAGATGCAATGATAGCAGCCGCCAATATTTTAGTTAGCCAGAGGGAATCCTTTAAAAGAACAAGTCTTGCAGCAACATTTGAATTCTGACCGCCGGCATGGGTCATGCATGTGGAACCATTCCAGAAACTAATATTCAAATCAGTTTTCAGTAGTAGGTTGGTTTCAGTTTTCAGTGGTAGATAAGTCATTAGCATATGTTCTGACTTCTGATAAAGATGTTGTACAGTTTAGTGGGTTGTGAAGGTATGAGAGGGCTGACCTTGTCTGTATCTACATCATGAATGATGCCATTGATAATGTCTTCATCGCAAGCTCCATCCACCTCATCAGTCAAAGCCACTCTAAGCTCTTCAATCTCTATGTACCCACTCTTATCTTGGTCGAAGTATGAGAAAGCCTTTTGGATATGCTCATCATTGCCTATTTTTCTCACATGGATAGACACCGCAACGAATTCCCCATAATCAAGGGTGCCGTTTTTATCAACATCAGCCTGCAAAAGCAAATGTAAGTAACTACCTTTAGACCTCTCAAAAACCAGACTATATTTTTATATGTAGTAGAATTTTTTGTTCAGTAACTCACAGCATCCATCAACATCTGAAGATCTGAATCATGCATTTTGTTTCCGAGTTTACGAAGTCCAGCCTTGAACTCCTCAAAGGTTAGTTGGCCCTTATTGTTTATGTCCATGCTATCAAACATTTTCTTTATGTCAGCTACTTCTTCTAAGGACAAATGCTCTGCAATCACCTGCAAGGGTTAAAGCATATGAGTTGGTTTAACTAGAGAAGCGTTCGAAATGTGACTTTTATTTTATGACATCAATTCTGATTAAATTTTTTGTTCAGTGAGGACACTGATGTACTTGGAACTTGGAGCTACCATGTAATGAGTCTTACCCTTAAGGCTTTCTTCTTTAATTTGTTCATTGCAGAAAATTGCTGCAGTCTTGCTCGGACAGTGTCGCCAAGTTGAATGTCAGGATTCTTTTTGGAATCGTGTAACCATGGATGTTCTGCACATGCAACCAACAATGTCACAAAAGAAATAGGAGAACTGTCTGATAGATGCAATTGGTATAACCATGTCAGTTCATATTCATCAACTGCTCACGGCTAGGACATAAAACAGGCATATCACCGCATAAGATACAATCACAATTCACCATTCGAATGAGAGTGAGAAAGCATTATGTATGTTATTACGCAATGGAAAAGGAAACACCATAATGCTCACCAAGTACTTGTGCTGCAGTAAGCCGTGTGATTGGATTTGGATCCAGCATCCGCCTGACAAGATCTTTAGCAGGCTCAGATACTCTGGGCCACGGGTCTCTTTTGAAATCTACCACAGAGCGTATAATTGCCTGTGCTACTCCTTGTTCAGTTTCTGCACAACATAACAGGAATTTGTAAGGTGATTTATAAGTTCCCCGCAACATACATTCAGTCTATTCCAGGAAGGTAAGTACCTGCCCAAAATGGTGGCACACCACAAAGAAGTATGTAAAGTATAACTCCTGCACTCCAGACATCGATTTCAGGGCCATAATTGCGCTTCAAAACCTCTGGGGCCATGTAGTATGGACTGCCTACGATTTCGCTAAACCGTTCACCTGCATACAGAAGCCATCATCGATGATGAGTAACCCTTCAGTTCTGCGGCAAAAATGTCATGCATATATTCTCAACAAACTGTATCAACAAAATCAGCTCCATTTTGCAGGGATGGGAAATCAAGCACTAAAATACAGTGGGAAATCTATTATATCACTTAATACGAGTTTTAATATTTGCTTTGAGAGGCTTGAAATTACTACATGgatcagagaagaaaaatgggaagATCTACATCGCttaaaggacagacccagtgcatagaagctcccacacaaggtggggtctggggagggattataggaacctagtcttacccctgcaaagtgcaatgcagagaggctggttcgaacccaggacctcttggcacaagtggggaggacttcaccactgcgccaggcaGATCTACATCGCTTATTTTAGCAAATCTAGATCATAAGGTGCAAAGGTATGTTACTGAGCACCAGGTGTCTGCTGAGCATACCAGGCCTGAAGAACACAGATAGCCCAAAATCAATTGCCTTCAGAGGAGAACTCTCCTTCTTGTTTGCATATAAGAAGTTTTCCGGTTTGAGGTCCCGATGGATGACACCATTTCTGTGGCACATCTGTCACCATAGAATAGCAAAGCAAGAGTACATGTCAGATACTCGGAGGTCACAAAACAATCCAATGATGCAAGAAACTGATGCAAACTCATGATGCAAAGGCTGGATGAACATATGCTTAGAAATCAGGATGCTCCTTAAAGCAATTTCACTAATTGCCAGTTCGGTTAAACGTTTAACACAAATGAAACCAATCCCCATGGTTTACCAGGTTATCGATCCGGAACAACTGAACAATTAAATTAAGTTCTGAAGCTCAGCTAAGCTGAAAGCTAACATGAGTTCCTCTTCTTTACTAATCTATGCTAAATTCATGAACACAAAGCTGCCAGTGGTAGCAACTAAAACTATTAACATAGCTTGAGCAATAGCCGACAATTCTTCTCATAACTGAACTAATATATGGCATAACAAGCAGTACTAGTGCTTAGCGAGCAAGAGAAGCAAGCTGCCTTGTTTACCTGGACGACCTCGACGATGGTgcgggtgacggcggcggcggcgcgctcggTGTAGTGTCCCCGGGCGACGATCCTGTCGAAGAGCTCGCCGCCCTCGCAGAGCTCCATGACGAGGTGCACGGCGTCCTCGTCCTCGTAGGCGGCGCTGAGGCTGACGATGTTGGGGTGCGGCGGCATGTGGCGCATGATCTCCACCTCGCGGCGCACGTCCTCGACGTCGACGGGGGTGCGCAGCTTGCGCTTGGAGATGGACTTGCAGGCCATCCGCGCGCCCGTGGCGGCGTCGGTGCAGAGGTAGGTGACGCCGAACTCGCCGCGGCCGAGCTCGCCGCCCAGCACGTACTTGTCGTCCAGGTCCCGGCCCGTGGGGTCCCGCAGCACCACCAGCCCCGCCCGCGCCGGCGGCGCCCCCGCGCCGCGGTTGTACGCGACGGTGTAGGGGTTGGCCTTGGGCTTCCTCCTGTTCTTCCCCCGGTCGCCACCCTGCGTCGACGGCGCGCCGCAGCAGTTCCCCATGGCGCCTAGCTACGGCCGCGGAGCGGGCTGATTCGGGGGCGGGCGGCCGGCGGCGAGAGCTAGATtcagcggaggaggcggcggcgacggctatggaggaaaataaaagaaaatcgAGGGGGGAATTCCTGAGCGGTTTGTATGTAGCGCTGCTGCCTGGGAGGGGGCTGGCGTGTGGGCTGGGGCGGGGAGTCCGCGGACTCCGGCCGGCTGGATGCGCCCCACTTCTAGAAGAAGCCAGCCATGAACAGCAGCGCACCGCGACCTTTACCACCAAGCAAAGATGAAATCTTTGTGGCGTGGCTCACTGGAGACGGTAATGATGGTGGTATGGTATGAAGATCCAGCCTTTAGGGTCGGAGATTTTGTGCGAATTTGAGAGGGATTAAGTTAAGCAGCAGCAGCGTGGGGGGTggtggtgtgaggaggaggaggaggaggatggggcagTTGGTGCCGTGGTTCTAGAAGTTGGGCAGTTGTTGTCCGGGAAACAGCACAACCGCCCTCGTTTTTGTTTCGAAAGTCCACACGCATGGAATTTCCATGCCATATTCTGAATTTCTGATGTCTTCTTCACATTATAATATGGCTAACTTTAGTGGTTTATAACTAGAAAATGTCGGCTAAAACGATACCCCTGCCTGTGGAAATCTCTCTTTTTGAAAGAGGATGTTTGTGGAATGGTGTGAGATTAGCATAGGATTAGCGAGGGAATTTGCTGGTGCTGTTTTATAGGACGACCGTTTTGTGCTAATTCGAGTGGTGGTTAGCTGGCGGAGGCGCATTGGACTTGAAAAAATAAAGTAAAGTGAAGGGGGCCTAgcatgatgggagtagaaaaatggGAGCGGGACTTTTTGTGCAGCTGGACCAGACGGCGACAAGCGGCGAAGAAAACGGGCTTGGACGTTGGGTGAGCGCGATAGCGAGATCAT
It encodes:
- the LOC119298263 gene encoding protein ELC-like, translated to MAPPAPPASGAQHQFPDTALPYADDVKWLVPDHLATLAEAFPSLRPRTALFTHDDGRAARLLQAAGTIPIAHAGGSYDLPAVVWLPERYPRCPPLVFLSPARGTVLRTDHPLVDRSGLVAAADAPYLRSWAFPSSNLRDLVRSLSHAFGIDPPLLPAEVAYRRDALAAMACADVAALHAASEAEVEALFAVQAELRGRGKAADGLVRRAGEEVDALERRLQDVTVAAYALEAWVAANRTTVAAHGDAQAGAAVQPADALSVQRLECAAMDLALEDTMYALDEAVQHGTVPFSGYLRSVRALAREQFFERALWTKLC
- the LOC119303720 gene encoding calcium-dependent protein kinase 8-like, translated to MGNCCGAPSTQGGDRGKNRRKPKANPYTVAYNRGAGAPPARAGLVVLRDPTGRDLDDKYVLGGELGRGEFGVTYLCTDAATGARMACKSISKRKLRTPVDVEDVRREVEIMRHMPPHPNIVSLSAAYEDEDAVHLVMELCEGGELFDRIVARGHYTERAAAAVTRTIVEVVQMCHRNGVIHRDLKPENFLYANKKESSPLKAIDFGLSVFFRPGERFSEIVGSPYYMAPEVLKRNYGPEIDVWSAGVILYILLCGVPPFWAETEQGVAQAIIRSVVDFKRDPWPRVSEPAKDLVRRMLDPNPITRLTAAQVLEHPWLHDSKKNPDIQLGDTVRARLQQFSAMNKLKKKALRVIAEHLSLEEVADIKKMFDSMDINNKGQLTFEEFKAGLRKLGNKMHDSDLQMLMDAADVDKNGTLDYGEFVAVSIHVRKIGNDEHIQKAFSYFDQDKSGYIEIEELRVALTDEVDGACDEDIINGIIHDVDTDKDGKISYDEFAAMMKAGTDWRKASRQYSRQRFSNLSLKLHKDGSISDDQK